In Candidatus Bathyarchaeia archaeon, one DNA window encodes the following:
- a CDS encoding DUF1028 domain-containing protein encodes MVKHGTFSILAISKDGRSMGVAVASGSTAVGLRVPHATPGVGVIATQAYTNVAYGTEGLKLLASGLTPDQALKRLLAEDPQREIRQVAIMDFAGRKAVFTGAKTPRERGEIVGEDYVVIGNFLRSVKVLENMAECFKKTHGTFALRLLEALKAGSESGGDKRGEKSAALTVVNRTRVLLSLRVDESSNPIQELMDALRKHLNITRNEKPTLYKTGKANCIGKP; translated from the coding sequence ATGGTGAAACATGGAACTTTTTCAATTCTGGCGATATCTAAAGATGGAAGGTCTATGGGCGTTGCTGTTGCCTCAGGCTCAACAGCCGTTGGTTTAAGGGTGCCTCATGCAACGCCGGGCGTCGGCGTAATCGCCACACAAGCCTACACCAACGTGGCTTATGGAACTGAAGGTTTAAAGTTGCTGGCTAGTGGGCTGACGCCGGACCAAGCCTTAAAAAGGCTTCTGGCAGAGGATCCTCAAAGGGAGATTAGACAAGTTGCCATCATGGACTTCGCCGGTAGGAAAGCGGTTTTCACGGGAGCGAAAACCCCAAGAGAGCGGGGAGAAATCGTCGGCGAAGACTACGTGGTTATTGGCAATTTCCTTAGAAGCGTCAAAGTACTTGAGAACATGGCGGAATGCTTCAAAAAGACTCATGGAACATTTGCCTTAAGGCTTTTGGAAGCATTAAAAGCTGGAAGTGAAAGCGGCGGAGACAAGCGGGGCGAGAAATCAGCCGCCCTAACAGTGGTGAACAGAACAAGGGTTTTGCTCAGCTTAAGGGTTGATGAAAGCTCAAATCCGATTCAAGAGCTTATGGACGCCCTTCGGAAGCACTTAAATATCACGAGAAATGAAAAGCCAACTCTCTACAAAACGGGGAAGGCTAATTGTATAGGAAAACCATGA
- a CDS encoding L-threonine 3-dehydrogenase: protein MRKILVTGATGQIGSELTLALRDRFGGENVVAAGHKRTPSKKLLDTGPFVYLDVTDKEALNKVVDEYDIDTIYHLAAVLSAAGEKDPQIAWKVNMESLYNVLEIAREKGLTRVFWPSSIAVFGPEAPRINTPQNTVLIPRTIYGVSKVAGELLCNYYFHRYGIDVRSVRYPGIISSETPPGGGTTDYAVEIFYEAIRHKRYTCFLRADTVLPMMYMPDCINAALKLMEAEPSRIKCRTSYNVAAMSFSPAELVAEIKKYIPDFVCEYKPDYRQQIADSWPMTIDDSAAREDWGWRPEYDLAAMVKDMIEKLSRRFAEGCL from the coding sequence ATGAGGAAAATCCTTGTGACGGGTGCCACGGGCCAGATTGGCTCAGAACTCACGTTGGCCCTGCGGGACAGATTTGGAGGCGAAAACGTCGTTGCTGCCGGACACAAAAGAACGCCAAGCAAAAAGCTTCTGGACACTGGACCCTTTGTGTACTTAGACGTCACGGACAAAGAAGCCTTGAACAAGGTTGTTGATGAATATGACATCGACACCATCTACCACTTGGCAGCGGTTTTGTCCGCTGCCGGCGAAAAAGACCCGCAAATAGCTTGGAAAGTCAACATGGAAAGTCTTTACAATGTTTTGGAGATTGCCAGAGAAAAAGGGCTCACAAGAGTTTTTTGGCCCAGCTCCATAGCGGTTTTCGGCCCAGAAGCCCCCCGCATCAACACTCCCCAAAACACGGTTTTAATTCCAAGAACCATATATGGCGTGAGCAAAGTCGCGGGCGAGCTCCTCTGCAACTATTATTTTCACCGGTATGGCATAGACGTGCGAAGCGTACGCTATCCAGGCATAATCAGCAGCGAAACACCGCCAGGAGGGGGCACAACAGACTACGCCGTCGAAATTTTCTATGAAGCTATCCGACATAAGAGGTATACTTGCTTTTTAAGAGCCGACACTGTTCTGCCCATGATGTACATGCCAGACTGCATAAACGCAGCCCTAAAACTTATGGAAGCCGAACCCTCAAGGATTAAGTGCCGCACAAGCTATAACGTGGCGGCCATGAGTTTCTCACCAGCGGAGTTAGTGGCCGAAATTAAAAAGTACATTCCAGATTTTGTTTGCGAGTATAAGCCAGACTATAGACAGCAGATTGCTGATTCATGGCCCATGACAATAGATGACAGCGCCGCCCGCGAGGACTGGGGCTGGCGCCCCGAATACGATTTGGCGGCTATGGTTAAGGACATGATAGAGAAACTTTCGAGGCGCTTCGCTGAAGGCTGCCTTTGA